In one Rhopalosiphum padi isolate XX-2018 chromosome 3, ASM2088224v1, whole genome shotgun sequence genomic region, the following are encoded:
- the LOC132923687 gene encoding LOW QUALITY PROTEIN: uncharacterized protein LOC132923687 (The sequence of the model RefSeq protein was modified relative to this genomic sequence to represent the inferred CDS: inserted 2 bases in 1 codon): MLPCVKQLLIIIVFTSIVDGRKNNGKNHKNNGDQNGICQTPKEYYTLQVFEKSVTSEFFKSVGKDASAHIFGVKDKKTKHKKQSKPSRTETCFDSLDYEQFNTFYIAKQKEVTYLRCDLIQPKLPFVPPNVKCESIGEYYIQFGVKVFYNFFKYLFGVKKKKDRDVVSKVLLLALKKLVNKYNQIKDKKKKAIHYIRNDISXINEYYKRKCNKIMSHYNAFYTFYTTKYTNEKKEKGHVDTADCDYFIRIPRVNAEHTDKV, translated from the exons gTTTTTACATCAATAGTTGACGGAAGAAAAAATAATGGGAAAAACCATAAAAACAATGGTGATCAAAATGGGATTTGTCAAACACCTAAAGAATACTATACTCTACAAGTATTTGAAAAATCAGTAACTTCTGAGTTTTTTAAGTCAGTAGGAAAAGATGCAAGTGCTCACATATTTGGAGTGAAAGATAAGaaaactaaacataaaaaacaGTCTAAACCAAGTAGAACCGAGACTTGTTTTGACTCTTTGGattatgaacaatttaatacattttacattgccAAACAAAAGGAGGTGACTTATTTAAGGTGTGACTTAATCCAACCTAAATTACCATTTGTACCACCCAATGTTAAATGCGAATCAATTggagaatattatattcaatttggtGTTAAAgtgttctataatttttttaaatatttatttggtgtaaaaaaaaaaaaagatagagaTGTGGTTTCAAAAGTATTGCTTTTAGCActtaaaaaattggttaataaatataatcaaataaaggataaaaaaaaaaaagcaattcaCTACATTAGGAATGATATTAG TATTAATGAGTATTATAAAAGGAAATGCAATAAGATAATGTCacattataatgcattttatacattttatacgacaaaatatacaaatgagAAAAAAGAGAAGGGTCATGTTGATACTGCAgattgtgattattttattcgCATACCTAGAGTTAATGCAGAGCATACAGACAAAGTGTAG